Proteins encoded in a region of the Ignavibacteriota bacterium genome:
- a CDS encoding site-2 protease family protein produces the protein MIAGMLWRNETDLVNIELGLTYSIALLFILASHEFGHYFAARHHRVPVTLPYFIPLPPVDIVGFGTLGAVIRTKRRISSVVALFDIGIAGPIAGFIASLLVLAVGFLTLPGTDFLLAIHPDFDFVINNVPGLPPGTTMTFGMPAMYTLMQGIFAPAGAYVPPMWEMYHYPLLITGWFGLLVTAMNLLPAGQLDGGHILYAMFPKLHGFIARGVVILLAILGGMGFLPTILAYLNFEDTAIYIVENFSNYYSVFWPGWFLWSLIILFVIKVDHPQVDEYQELDTRRRALGFFAFLMFILCAVPAPIFFQ, from the coding sequence ATGATAGCGGGCATGTTATGGCGCAATGAAACGGATCTCGTCAACATCGAACTCGGCCTCACATACAGCATCGCACTGCTTTTTATCCTCGCATCGCACGAGTTCGGACATTATTTCGCCGCGCGGCATCATCGTGTGCCGGTCACGCTTCCGTACTTCATTCCGCTGCCGCCTGTCGACATCGTCGGTTTCGGAACACTCGGTGCGGTGATCCGCACCAAACGACGCATCAGCAGCGTTGTCGCGCTTTTTGATATCGGTATCGCGGGTCCTATCGCGGGATTCATCGCGAGCCTGCTGGTGCTCGCGGTCGGTTTCCTCACACTCCCTGGCACCGATTTTCTTCTCGCAATACATCCGGACTTCGATTTTGTGATCAACAACGTTCCCGGTCTTCCGCCGGGAACAACCATGACCTTCGGCATGCCCGCGATGTACACTCTCATGCAGGGTATTTTTGCACCAGCAGGTGCGTATGTCCCGCCGATGTGGGAGATGTATCACTATCCGCTGCTCATCACCGGCTGGTTTGGCCTGCTGGTAACAGCGATGAATCTTCTGCCCGCAGGGCAGCTCGATGGCGGCCATATTCTGTACGCGATGTTCCCGAAACTGCATGGTTTTATCGCCCGCGGAGTGGTGATTTTGCTCGCCATTCTTGGCGGAATGGGCTTCCTCCCGACCATTCTCGCGTATCTCAACTTCGAGGATACGGCGATCTACATCGTTGAAAATTTCAGCAATTATTATTCCGTTTTTTGGCCGGGGTGGTTTCTCTGGTCCCTCATCATTCTCTTTGTGATCAAGGTCGATCATCCGCAAGTCGATGAATATCAAGAACTTGATACGCGTCGTCGGGCTCTTGGCTTTTTCGCC
- a CDS encoding HAD-IB family phosphatase, with protein sequence MHVADPDLSTLAGGDTAHRQLADTRSDKQSATREYHRLRIYCDFDGTIVREDVGDRFFSTFSGPEMWNDNASFMAGDITIDEVFTRYTDRMRGITPEHVDTWSAQFTVEPGFVDFVHWCAAQEYPLSIVSDGLDAYILPILLAASVDVPVYANRLVYREGGRCIVRRPWADEFCARCGTCKRNRMLTLTPDDDIIVLIGDGFSDFCAAQYADIVFARDALETYCQRENISFRRFSSFDNIRAQLTALADRKRIRKPRRAALARADVWAGE encoded by the coding sequence GTGCATGTCGCCGATCCGGATCTGTCGACGCTGGCGGGAGGGGACACAGCGCATCGACAACTTGCAGATACACGCTCAGACAAACAATCCGCAACGCGGGAATACCATCGGCTGCGTATCTACTGCGATTTCGACGGCACCATCGTACGCGAGGATGTGGGCGACAGATTTTTTTCGACGTTTTCCGGACCCGAGATGTGGAATGACAACGCGTCGTTCATGGCGGGCGACATCACCATCGATGAAGTGTTTACGCGGTACACGGACAGGATGCGTGGTATAACTCCCGAGCATGTCGATACGTGGAGTGCGCAGTTTACCGTCGAACCCGGTTTTGTTGATTTTGTTCACTGGTGTGCCGCGCAGGAATATCCGCTGAGCATTGTCAGTGACGGACTCGATGCTTACATCCTGCCGATCCTGCTCGCCGCGTCGGTTGATGTGCCCGTGTACGCGAACCGGCTCGTGTATCGCGAGGGCGGACGCTGCATCGTGCGGCGGCCCTGGGCCGACGAGTTCTGCGCGCGCTGCGGCACGTGCAAGCGCAATCGAATGCTCACGCTGACCCCCGACGACGATATTATCGTGCTCATCGGTGACGGCTTTTCTGATTTCTGTGCGGCGCAGTATGCCGACATCGTCTTCGCAAGGGACGCACTCGAAACGTATTGCCAACGCGAGAACATCTCATTCCGCCGCTTCTCCTCTTTCGACAACATCCGCGCGCAGCTCACTGCGTTGGCAGATAGGAAGCGCATCCGCAAACCGCGGCGCGCCGCGCTTGCACGCGCGGATGTATGGGCGGGGGAATGA
- a CDS encoding (2Fe-2S)-binding protein, translating to MHTITLLPFNVRLLAHEDETVFHTIRRHGYPIASSCDGDGVCDKCRLRIVAGADNVTAPNDTERRFMRERSFDDGERMACQIRCTGDISVRTTYW from the coding sequence ATGCACACCATCACCCTGCTCCCTTTCAACGTCAGACTTCTCGCACACGAAGACGAAACGGTCTTCCACACGATCAGGCGACACGGGTATCCGATCGCATCGTCCTGTGATGGCGACGGTGTCTGCGATAAATGCCGTCTGCGTATCGTTGCGGGTGCCGACAATGTGACCGCCCCGAACGACACCGAGCGTCGCTTCATGCGCGAGCGTTCCTTCGACGACGGCGAACGTATGGCGTGCCAGATCCGTTGCACCGGCGACATCTCCGTCCGCACCACGTACTGGTAA
- the gatA gene encoding Asp-tRNA(Asn)/Glu-tRNA(Gln) amidotransferase subunit GatA, with amino-acid sequence MNTYTIDRERLLSGGTTCAQLYAESTARAEALSHLHAYLEQYEDSAVHASKADASFVSSNAASLEGMLVAVKDNISVQGKRLGCASRILEGFTALYDATAIARLRAAGAVFTGRTNMDEFAMGSSTENSAYGPTHNPHDHSRVPGGSSGGSAVAVATGMAHVALGSETGGSVRQPAAFTGVLGLKPTYGRVSRHGLVAFASSLDQIGVFARSAMDAALVLDAISGHDTHDATTAQRAATDVAPFLETRYAAALQGARIGIPRECMSDALAPSIRRAVERTCEVFRSAGADIVPLSLPRLEDTIAVYSIIATAEASSNLARFDGARYGARVDGARSAVDSTVMSRAAGFGDEVKRRILLGTYALSAGYYEAYYLKAQRVRRLLREDFDAAFRDVTMLLTPTTPSTAFRLGEKTGDPLAMYLSDLFTASVNLAGLPALSVPAGRDDAGLPIGVQCIAPAFGEEILLLVARLCEEAGLDA; translated from the coding sequence ATGAACACGTACACCATCGACAGGGAGCGCCTGCTCTCGGGCGGCACCACCTGCGCGCAGCTTTACGCCGAAAGCACAGCCCGCGCCGAAGCTCTGTCACACCTGCACGCGTACCTCGAACAGTATGAGGACAGCGCGGTGCATGCATCGAAAGCCGACGCTTCCTTCGTTTCCTCAAATGCGGCATCGTTGGAAGGAATGCTCGTTGCGGTAAAAGACAACATCAGCGTGCAAGGGAAACGGCTCGGCTGTGCGTCACGGATACTCGAGGGATTCACGGCCCTGTACGATGCAACCGCCATCGCGCGCCTGCGTGCTGCCGGGGCCGTGTTTACAGGGCGGACTAACATGGACGAGTTCGCCATGGGCTCCTCCACCGAAAATTCCGCGTACGGACCGACACACAATCCCCACGATCATTCACGCGTGCCGGGCGGATCCAGTGGTGGTTCGGCCGTCGCAGTCGCGACAGGGATGGCCCATGTCGCGCTCGGGTCGGAGACCGGCGGCTCTGTGCGGCAGCCCGCGGCGTTTACGGGTGTGCTCGGACTCAAACCGACGTACGGACGCGTCTCGCGGCACGGACTTGTCGCCTTTGCCTCGTCCTTGGATCAGATCGGCGTCTTTGCGCGCAGCGCGATGGATGCCGCGCTTGTGCTTGATGCCATCAGCGGACACGATACGCACGACGCCACGACGGCGCAGCGTGCGGCCACGGACGTGGCCCCGTTCCTGGAAACGCGGTATGCCGCGGCCTTGCAGGGCGCGCGCATCGGCATTCCGCGCGAGTGTATGAGCGACGCGCTCGCGCCTTCGATCCGGCGTGCGGTTGAGCGGACCTGCGAAGTATTTCGTTCCGCGGGAGCGGACATTGTGCCGCTATCACTGCCGCGGCTCGAGGACACGATTGCGGTGTACTCCATCATTGCGACTGCCGAGGCCTCCTCGAATCTTGCGCGCTTCGACGGAGCGCGCTATGGTGCGCGTGTGGACGGCGCGCGCTCGGCCGTCGATTCCACCGTGATGTCGCGTGCGGCGGGCTTCGGCGACGAGGTGAAGCGACGCATATTGCTGGGCACATACGCCCTTTCGGCCGGATACTACGAGGCCTATTACCTCAAGGCGCAGCGTGTGCGGCGCCTGCTTCGCGAGGACTTCGATGCCGCATTCAGGGATGTGACGATGCTGCTGACTCCGACCACTCCAAGCACGGCGTTTCGTCTCGGGGAAAAAACGGGCGATCCGCTCGCCATGTACCTGTCGGATCTGTTCACGGCGTCGGTGAACCTCGCCGGGCTTCCGGCGCTCAGTGTCCCTGCAGGCCGCGACGATGCGGGGCTGCCTATCGGTGTGCAGTGTATCGCGCCGGCCTTCGGCGAAGAGATTCTGCTGCTGGTAGCGCGGCTCTGCGAGGAAGCGGGACTCGACGCCTGA
- the tatA gene encoding twin-arginine translocase TatA/TatE family subunit, translated as MFGNIGTGEIIILLVIILVFFGAKKIPELAQGLGKGLREFRKATKDIQEDITVDDKRLDEKK; from the coding sequence ATGTTCGGCAATATCGGCACCGGCGAAATCATCATTCTCCTCGTGATCATCCTGGTCTTTTTCGGCGCGAAGAAGATCCCGGAACTCGCGCAGGGACTCGGCAAGGGCCTGCGCGAATTCCGCAAGGCGACCAAGGATATTCAGGAAGACATCACGGTCGACGACAAGCGGCTCGACGAGAAGAAGTAA
- the purQ gene encoding phosphoribosylformylglycinamidine synthase subunit PurQ, with protein sequence MGAARFGVVVFPGSNCDHDAYHAVKHVLGQDARFLWHKESDLGDLDAVILPGGFSYGDYLRCGAIARFSPIMREVVDFAKRGGRVLGICNGFQILCESGLLPGALLRNDSLSFVCRTVHLRVENAQTDFTNAFTEGAVLRIPVAHGEGNYYTDSSTLAALEDSGRVVFRYCDAQSDTTSGANPNGSLHNIAGIVNAGGNVLGMMPHPERSMEHLLGSADGIGVFQSLVTSIGVETPMLPQE encoded by the coding sequence ATGGGTGCTGCACGATTCGGTGTCGTCGTGTTCCCCGGCTCGAACTGCGACCACGACGCGTACCATGCCGTGAAACATGTGCTCGGGCAGGACGCGCGGTTTTTGTGGCACAAGGAGTCGGACCTCGGCGACCTCGACGCGGTCATACTACCGGGCGGCTTCTCCTACGGCGATTATCTGCGCTGCGGCGCCATCGCGCGTTTCTCGCCGATCATGCGCGAGGTGGTCGACTTCGCAAAAAGGGGCGGGCGTGTGCTCGGCATCTGCAACGGCTTCCAGATCTTGTGCGAATCGGGTCTGCTTCCCGGCGCGTTGCTGCGGAACGATTCACTCTCGTTTGTGTGCCGCACCGTGCATCTGCGTGTCGAGAATGCACAAACCGACTTCACCAACGCCTTCACCGAAGGCGCGGTACTGCGCATTCCCGTTGCGCACGGGGAGGGAAATTATTATACTGATTCGTCGACCCTCGCCGCGCTCGAAGACAGCGGCCGCGTCGTGTTCCGCTACTGCGACGCGCAGAGCGACACGACGTCCGGCGCGAATCCGAACGGCTCGCTGCACAACATCGCGGGCATCGTCAACGCGGGCGGCAATGTCCTCGGCATGATGCCGCACCCCGAACGCAGCATGGAACACCTGCTCGGATCTGCGGACGGCATCGGCGTCTTCCAATCTCTTGTTACATCAATCGGCGTGGAGACACCCATGCTGCCTCAGGAGTAA
- the purS gene encoding phosphoribosylformylglycinamidine synthase subunit PurS: MRFKTVVTVTLRPTILDPEGKAIEHALGALAIGAFSGVRVGKRIEMFVDATDADAARTAADEAASRLLANTVMEDYTVDIVETGA; this comes from the coding sequence ATGCGATTCAAGACCGTGGTCACCGTCACACTTCGTCCCACCATCCTCGATCCCGAAGGCAAGGCCATCGAGCACGCGCTCGGCGCGCTGGCCATCGGCGCGTTCTCCGGCGTGCGTGTGGGCAAACGCATCGAGATGTTTGTGGACGCGACCGATGCGGACGCGGCCCGGACCGCTGCGGATGAAGCCGCATCGCGCCTTCTCGCCAACACGGTGATGGAGGACTATACGGTCGATATCGTCGAGACGGGAGCCTGA
- the pssA gene encoding CDP-diacylglycerol--serine O-phosphatidyltransferase — protein sequence MRIRLSRSIIPNLFTVLNIFFGFLCIINAMEGRFLLAGIYIFCSAICDTLDGFMARLTRSASEFGVELDSLADVVSFGAAPSVLLHALFLHAYGPLGMLVASSQLVFGALRLARFNVQLVGFSKDYFVGVPIPLSALTLVSYIIWFGPEAIIADTMLQHIFIGVVISCGLLMVSTIRYPVLPKPSLRYFREKPFSIVVVLGGLTVLIVTQGRGLLFIFGGVVLSGVLLALWRLLRRPRVRRLEPHDEADSSDPFPIDS from the coding sequence GTGAGAATCCGCCTCAGCAGATCGATCATCCCGAACCTGTTCACGGTGCTGAACATTTTCTTCGGGTTCCTCTGCATCATCAATGCGATGGAGGGACGTTTCCTGCTTGCGGGCATCTACATCTTCTGCTCGGCGATCTGTGACACGCTCGACGGCTTTATGGCGCGTCTGACGCGCTCGGCCAGCGAATTCGGCGTGGAACTCGACTCGCTCGCCGATGTGGTGAGCTTCGGCGCCGCGCCCTCGGTGCTCCTGCACGCGCTGTTTCTGCACGCGTACGGTCCGCTCGGCATGCTTGTCGCCTCGTCACAACTGGTGTTCGGAGCGCTGCGTCTCGCGCGTTTCAACGTGCAGCTTGTGGGATTCAGCAAGGACTATTTTGTCGGCGTGCCCATACCACTGTCGGCGCTCACACTTGTGTCCTACATCATCTGGTTCGGGCCCGAGGCCATCATCGCCGACACGATGTTGCAGCACATATTCATCGGTGTTGTCATTTCTTGCGGACTGCTCATGGTCAGCACCATCCGCTATCCCGTGCTGCCCAAACCCTCGCTGCGATATTTCCGCGAGAAGCCGTTCTCGATCGTTGTGGTGCTCGGCGGACTGACCGTGCTCATCGTCACGCAAGGCCGGGGCCTTCTGTTCATTTTCGGCGGTGTCGTGCTGTCGGGTGTGCTGCTCGCGCTGTGGCGCTTGCTGCGGCGGCCCCGGGTCAGAAGACTCGAACCGCACGACGAGGCCGATTCCAGCGATCCATTTCCCATCGATTCATAA
- a CDS encoding phosphatidylserine decarboxylase family protein, with amino-acid sequence MGLTKYGLDVAIPILVVSLLIIIGAFFISNLPLKIIFLALGAFVFLFTANFFRDPERTTPAMDDGVISPADGKVVSISEVDEPAFIGGKAKQVCIFMSPLNVHVNRFPVSGTVEYFRHIEGKYMVAFEDKSSEVNERTLIGINTGREKILFKQIAGFVARRIVCPLRVGDTAVVGRRFGMIKFGSRVDVLMPPDAEVLVSLEQHVTAGETVLARLRRPTP; translated from the coding sequence ATGGGACTCACCAAATACGGCCTCGATGTCGCGATACCCATTCTTGTGGTGTCGCTGCTCATCATCATCGGCGCCTTCTTTATCTCCAATCTGCCGCTCAAAATCATCTTCCTGGCGCTGGGCGCCTTTGTCTTTCTCTTCACGGCCAATTTTTTCCGCGATCCCGAGCGGACGACTCCCGCGATGGACGACGGTGTCATTTCGCCCGCCGACGGGAAAGTAGTGAGCATCTCCGAAGTTGATGAACCCGCGTTCATCGGGGGCAAGGCCAAACAGGTCTGCATTTTTATGTCGCCGCTGAATGTGCACGTGAACCGTTTCCCGGTGTCGGGCACCGTCGAGTATTTCCGTCATATCGAGGGCAAGTACATGGTGGCCTTCGAGGACAAATCGTCGGAAGTGAACGAGCGCACGCTGATAGGCATCAATACCGGCCGTGAAAAAATCCTCTTCAAACAGATCGCCGGCTTCGTCGCGCGCCGCATCGTGTGTCCGCTTCGAGTGGGCGACACGGCTGTTGTCGGCCGCCGCTTCGGCATGATAAAGTTCGGCTCGCGTGTCGACGTGCTGATGCCGCCCGATGCTGAGGTGCTTGTGTCGCTCGAACAACACGTGACCGCCGGCGAAACCGTGCTCGCGCGGCTTCGCAGGCCCACACCCTGA
- a CDS encoding phosphoribosylaminoimidazolesuccinocarboxamide synthase, translating to MEKKTEQTLKRGRLLYEGQWKRVFETNKPDQVLLEFKSEFPQRDRTGARNVKGKPRLASQMAEHIFAYLQSFRIPHHFIARHDESMLLVRRLEMIPVAIVVRNIAAGSLCEKYGISESRELEFPIVELMYRNRLLDYPMVNESHVLAFGVSTPEEIRTMVRIATKTNAVLRSFMERRRMRLADLWLEFGRGNKDVYLADAITPDTMRILDSETGDLYDGSIFRLGIGEFTEQYVSLYKRLTT from the coding sequence TTGGAAAAAAAGACAGAACAAACGCTGAAACGCGGGCGGCTGTTGTATGAAGGCCAATGGAAACGCGTCTTCGAGACGAACAAGCCCGACCAGGTGCTCCTCGAATTCAAATCGGAGTTTCCGCAGCGTGACCGCACCGGTGCCCGAAACGTCAAGGGCAAACCCCGACTCGCTTCGCAGATGGCCGAGCACATCTTTGCGTATCTGCAGAGTTTCCGTATTCCGCATCATTTTATCGCACGGCACGACGAGTCGATGCTTCTCGTCCGCCGCCTCGAAATGATTCCAGTGGCTATTGTTGTGCGAAACATCGCGGCGGGATCACTCTGCGAAAAATACGGCATCTCGGAATCGCGTGAACTCGAATTTCCGATCGTCGAGCTGATGTATCGGAACCGCCTCCTCGACTATCCGATGGTGAACGAGTCGCACGTGCTGGCCTTCGGTGTCTCGACGCCGGAGGAGATCCGCACCATGGTCCGCATCGCCACAAAAACGAATGCCGTCCTGCGCTCGTTCATGGAGCGCCGCCGCATGCGCCTGGCAGATCTTTGGCTCGAATTCGGGCGCGGGAACAAGGACGTTTACCTCGCCGACGCCATCACCCCCGATACGATGCGTATACTTGACAGCGAAACAGGCGACCTCTACGACGGCTCGATCTTTCGCCTCGGCATCGGGGAATTCACCGAGCAATACGTGTCGCTGTACAAACGATTGACCACCTGA
- a CDS encoding isoprenylcysteine carboxylmethyltransferase family protein, whose translation MTLGQFLFKYRSYAPIPWVIVMIVFATPTPASLIAGFLVACAGECLRAWGVMYAGSETRVTGSGVGASRLVTSGPFSHTRNPLYIGNMLIYTGIGVMSYALFPWLQLGALCWFVFQYSLIVRDEEAFLRRQFGAEYEAYVRAVPRFFFRLTRYTPPVVITIDWKAGWHSEQRTIQAFVLASAIVFVLWLIR comes from the coding sequence ATGACACTCGGACAATTCCTTTTCAAATACCGCAGCTACGCCCCAATCCCCTGGGTCATCGTGATGATCGTTTTTGCGACGCCCACGCCCGCGAGTCTTATCGCAGGTTTTCTGGTGGCCTGTGCGGGTGAATGCCTGCGGGCATGGGGTGTCATGTACGCCGGCAGCGAAACCCGCGTCACGGGCAGCGGTGTCGGGGCGAGCCGTCTTGTCACCTCCGGCCCTTTTTCGCACACGCGCAATCCGCTGTACATCGGCAACATGCTCATATACACGGGCATCGGGGTCATGTCGTACGCCCTGTTTCCCTGGCTGCAGCTCGGCGCGCTGTGCTGGTTCGTGTTCCAGTACTCGCTGATCGTACGCGACGAGGAGGCATTTTTGCGCAGACAGTTCGGCGCGGAATACGAGGCCTACGTACGCGCCGTGCCGCGCTTCTTTTTCCGCCTCACGCGCTACACCCCCCCGGTTGTGATCACGATCGACTGGAAGGCGGGCTGGCATTCCGAGCAGCGCACGATACAGGCATTTGTGCTTGCCAGTGCCATCGTGTTTGTGCTCTGGCTGATCCGGTAA
- the lpxB gene encoding lipid-A-disaccharide synthase codes for MAHAFMLLAGEASGDQYGAKVIGALKARFPGSTFFGIGGDRMIAEGFEAIFHIRETSIMGFIEVAKNIGTIRAMFRRCSEALAARAPAALIPIDYPGFNLRFAKKARAAGVPVVYYISPQVWAWGKDRARKMRGTVDHMAVVFPFETSIYERLGIPVTFVGHPLLEILPSIDRAEFLRETGLPDAPVLALLPGSRVQELERLLPPMAEAGARIAARTGCCVAVGAAHLPDEYYAPHLARYPGIHVLRGRTHQLMQHAHAAIVTSGTATVETAYYGTPMVIVYKTSRLNYEIGRRLINVSTIGMANILAGETVATELLQNDVTAEALETQVTPFFEDASLHACTRERLLLVRQAMGSGSASMRVAEIVAGVMRL; via the coding sequence ATGGCACACGCCTTCATGCTGCTCGCCGGCGAGGCGTCGGGCGATCAATACGGGGCGAAGGTGATAGGCGCGCTGAAGGCGCGATTCCCCGGCAGCACGTTTTTCGGAATCGGCGGCGACCGCATGATTGCGGAGGGCTTCGAGGCGATTTTTCACATTCGCGAGACCTCGATCATGGGCTTCATCGAGGTTGCAAAAAACATCGGGACGATACGCGCGATGTTCCGCCGTTGCAGCGAGGCGCTTGCAGCGCGCGCGCCCGCGGCGCTGATACCGATCGACTATCCGGGATTTAATCTGCGCTTCGCAAAAAAGGCGCGCGCCGCGGGGGTGCCGGTCGTGTATTACATCAGTCCGCAGGTGTGGGCCTGGGGCAAGGACCGCGCGCGAAAAATGCGCGGGACCGTGGATCACATGGCGGTTGTGTTTCCCTTCGAGACATCGATATACGAACGGCTCGGTATACCCGTCACTTTTGTCGGCCATCCTCTCCTCGAAATATTGCCTTCAATAGACCGGGCAGAATTTCTACGCGAGACAGGTCTGCCTGACGCCCCGGTGCTGGCCTTGCTTCCAGGATCACGCGTGCAGGAACTCGAGCGCCTGCTTCCTCCCATGGCCGAGGCCGGGGCGCGCATCGCGGCACGCACGGGATGTTGTGTGGCCGTGGGCGCGGCACATCTGCCGGACGAGTACTACGCGCCCCATCTTGCGCGCTACCCCGGCATACACGTGCTGCGCGGACGAACACATCAGTTGATGCAGCACGCACACGCGGCCATCGTCACGTCGGGCACTGCCACTGTCGAAACAGCGTACTACGGCACGCCGATGGTGATCGTGTACAAGACTAGCCGACTCAATTACGAAATCGGCAGGCGGCTTATCAACGTGTCCACCATCGGCATGGCGAACATCCTTGCCGGAGAAACCGTGGCGACGGAACTGCTGCAGAACGACGTCACCGCCGAAGCGTTGGAGACGCAGGTGACTCCGTTTTTTGAAGACGCTTCCCTTCATGCCTGCACACGCGAACGCCTTCTGCTCGTGCGTCAGGCTATGGGCTCGGGGTCGGCCTCCATGCGTGTTGCGGAAATTGTTGCAGGGGTGATGCGGCTGTAG
- a CDS encoding glycerophosphodiester phosphodiesterase, producing MSAQPVIIAHRGYAARAPENTLSAFRLACAHHAAWIELDVQATRDGVPVVLHDTSLARTTALKARLTAVDYATVRTLDAGSWFSQEYCGEHVPRLEDVLSTVPREVTLDIEIKPSAGRGSTGRRLCRDVLDLIDTHDRIGSAIITSFSLPVLETIRAHHMRVRLGLLGHRSVFRPSLISQLQDVQATFYFQNVLTMSRRLAGRLAEHGIGSGVFTANSIRAFAHARSCAVDYVITDRLEEAHAFFEI from the coding sequence GTGAGCGCGCAGCCGGTTATCATAGCGCATCGCGGATACGCGGCGCGCGCACCCGAAAACACGCTCAGTGCCTTTCGCCTCGCGTGCGCCCATCATGCTGCGTGGATAGAACTCGACGTGCAAGCCACACGCGACGGCGTGCCGGTAGTCCTGCACGATACATCCCTGGCGCGCACCACGGCACTCAAGGCGCGTCTTACCGCGGTGGATTACGCCACGGTGCGCACACTCGATGCGGGGTCCTGGTTTTCGCAGGAATACTGCGGGGAGCATGTTCCGCGGCTCGAGGACGTCTTGTCAACCGTTCCTCGCGAGGTGACACTCGATATCGAGATCAAACCATCCGCGGGACGCGGCTCGACCGGTAGGCGGCTCTGCAGAGACGTGCTCGACCTGATCGATACCCACGATCGGATTGGAAGCGCCATCATCACGTCGTTTTCCCTGCCAGTGCTCGAGACCATCCGCGCCCATCACATGCGTGTCCGTCTTGGTCTTCTCGGGCACCGCTCCGTCTTTCGTCCATCACTGATATCGCAGTTGCAGGACGTGCAAGCGACGTTCTATTTTCAGAATGTCCTCACCATGTCGCGCCGGCTCGCAGGTCGACTCGCCGAACATGGCATTGGCAGCGGCGTGTTTACGGCCAATTCGATCCGCGCCTTCGCCCATGCACGGTCATGCGCTGTCGATTACGTCATCACCGACCGACTGGAAGAGGCGCATGCTTTTTTCGAAATATGA
- a CDS encoding methionyl-tRNA formyltransferase gives MGTPDFAVPSLKALLASRHTIAAVVTAPDEARGRGQKVTPTPVKVVAEAAGLPVLQPESLKDPTFATALSSIPHDVIVVVAFRILPPSVYTLAPLGAFNLHASLLPLYRGAAPINWALMNGESETGVTTFFLQEKVDTGAILRQSRIPIGPDTNAGQLHDALAILGASEVVETVEMIARGDARALPQSDTLATPAPKIFRDTCRIDWARDAASVHNHVRGLSPYPAAWTTLNGETIKVYQTRIDAAQRAEPGCVTADKHHIYVSCADRDLEILALKQEGRKLLEADVFLRGFSFEEGARFQ, from the coding sequence ATGGGCACCCCCGACTTTGCGGTGCCCTCGTTGAAAGCCCTCCTGGCCTCGCGGCATACGATAGCCGCTGTGGTGACTGCGCCCGACGAGGCGCGCGGACGCGGCCAGAAAGTGACTCCTACTCCTGTCAAGGTTGTGGCCGAAGCTGCGGGGTTGCCCGTGCTTCAACCAGAATCACTCAAGGATCCCACGTTTGCCACGGCGCTGAGTTCGATTCCGCACGACGTGATTGTTGTTGTCGCCTTCCGCATACTGCCCCCATCGGTCTACACGCTCGCACCACTCGGCGCCTTCAATCTCCACGCATCACTTCTGCCCCTATACCGCGGCGCAGCTCCCATCAATTGGGCTCTGATGAATGGCGAGAGCGAGACGGGAGTGACCACGTTTTTCCTTCAGGAGAAAGTGGATACGGGCGCCATTCTGCGCCAGAGCAGAATCCCGATCGGACCCGATACCAACGCGGGACAATTGCATGACGCGCTGGCGATACTCGGCGCCTCCGAAGTTGTTGAAACCGTGGAGATGATCGCGCGTGGCGACGCACGAGCCCTCCCGCAAAGCGATACGCTCGCGACGCCGGCGCCAAAGATATTCCGCGACACCTGCCGCATCGATTGGGCGCGTGATGCCGCGTCCGTACACAATCATGTGCGGGGACTGAGCCCCTATCCCGCGGCGTGGACCACGCTCAACGGTGAAACCATCAAAGTGTATCAGACCCGCATTGATGCGGCACAGCGTGCGGAACCCGGCTGTGTCACGGCGGACAAGCATCACATTTACGTGTCCTGCGCCGATCGTGATCTCGAGATCCTCGCACTGAAGCAGGAAGGCCGCAAGCTGCTCGAGGCCGACGTCTTCCTGCGCGGCTTCAGCTTCGAGGAAGGCGCGCGCTTCCAGTGA